A region from the Lentisphaera profundi genome encodes:
- a CDS encoding RNA polymerase sigma factor: protein MEDNLTRMTLIQKLQDDCDDNSWDEFIKLYKGYVFVIIKKMNFNDEDCHDIMQTSFLKVWKSVQNFEHGGYNGQFRRWLAMIARNTALNHLDKVKREANKQNLYTLEKQHTYLVAFTEPEIDKMADKEWGVYISNIAWSNVQPELNQKLQDVFQMSLDGRPRTEIAEVLDLPPNTVSVYKRRVTAILQKEIKRLEKTFG from the coding sequence ATGGAAGATAACCTGACGAGAATGACCCTAATTCAAAAGTTGCAGGATGACTGTGATGATAATTCATGGGACGAATTTATTAAACTCTACAAAGGATACGTCTTTGTCATTATAAAAAAAATGAATTTTAATGATGAAGACTGCCACGATATAATGCAGACTTCTTTTTTGAAAGTTTGGAAAAGCGTACAGAATTTTGAGCATGGGGGCTACAATGGACAATTCCGTCGTTGGTTAGCCATGATTGCTCGTAATACCGCACTCAATCACTTAGATAAAGTGAAGCGTGAAGCCAATAAACAAAATTTATATACACTAGAGAAGCAACACACTTACCTCGTCGCTTTTACCGAGCCAGAAATAGATAAAATGGCCGATAAAGAATGGGGCGTTTACATTTCCAATATTGCTTGGTCCAATGTTCAGCCAGAGCTCAATCAAAAGCTCCAAGATGTTTTTCAAATGTCATTAGATGGTCGACCACGTACTGAAATTGCCGAAGTGCTAGATCTACCACCAAATACGGTGTCAGTTTATAAAAGACGAGTGACGGCCATT